The Naumovozyma dairenensis CBS 421 chromosome 1, complete genome genomic interval CTTTTCAAATAAGTACACCAAAGTTcgaaagagaaagaaataaagCAAAATATGATATGTATTTAAGTAAGCGATTGACTAATGCTTGGGATTCTTTAAACAATTGGCTTTGGGATACTTCTCAAACGAATAACTCTAAAAGAAAGGCGGTTCCTCTCAATACAAGTAtcttaaatatattccCGTTTAATACTGAAGTGAGCGCAGACATTGAAAACGATGAAGACTGTTCATTTGACCTAGAGGATAGTACAAAAAATTTGGCAGCCGGAACGCCAATCGTATACCCACTACTCGAAGCACCGCGCCCTGCTGTTCTCAGAGATCGCGAAATTGATGTCACTTGTAATCAATTGACTTCAATTGAATCGACttatcaacaatattataataaccCTATACCAATACATTatattgatttgaattcatATATGAACCAATACCAACGTCAGCATGGAGAGGTATTCAGGAGCCAGCAATTGAGAAACGATGTGACCCTAACCACTCGTCATGTTGATAACGAAGATCTCTCAAATAATGGTAGTAAAAGGTCTTTTTTCGACTGGTTTCGTGAAATAAGCTGCTGCACAAAATTGCATAATGAAACAAGATAGAATTCATGCTATTTTATGTGCAACGCTTTACAGCTATGAAAAAAAGTTGAGTATATATTATCGAGTCTGTACTAGAAGTATAAAATGGcatttcttgtaatttttgaaataaaagtattattttatttgcAGCTagataatatattgaaacagtagatataataaataaatagagATAAAATTTAACTTAATTAATAGTTATCAGATTTCGTcataaattcatcaattcaTTGCCTCTAGATTATTTGGATCTAGCTCTGACCTTCCGTCTCTTTCTCTTTAGTCTTCTAgttctcttctttctcCACTTAGCTCTCATTGTGAATAAATGGGTTTGGTCTTTTAAGgataaaatcaaaaaacaGAATTGAAGGGGATTTTAATATAGTTAATACAAAATAGTAGTAGTTTAATAAGAGATTTGGAGTAGTTAAATCATGCTCCTTATAAAGAATAGGATCTAATAATTAAGGGGATAAGTACAAGCAGGGGAACTTGCTTGCTTTCGTTTCTCGCGTAACGGGAGAGAAATCTCCCAGATTTTCATAATTCCCTTAAAGGAACAAAGCAACTAAAATGAGTGGGTGTACAACGAATGTACGGATGTAAAGCAGTCACTATTTCTGTACTTCTTATTTGTGAGTAACCTTTTCCCTAATGCGGCTTTCTTGTTTTATGACATTCGTTAAATCCTggtcaatttctttaatatccAAGAAATTTATGATTTTATCTTTTAAGTCGGTATCGAGCCTCATGTTATCAGTATTCCCTCTCTTAAAGAGCCTAGAATATGCTGGGAAACATTGAAACTCTAGACGTGCTGAACTCTGTACATGATTATGATCATGAATAATAGCTTTCAAATGTTTGGCACCTAAATACGCTTTCAAATTACAGTACGCTCTGTATGTCAAATAAAATCCAGGGACGTTTGGAATTATGGGTATCAGAATCAATGGAAATGTCAATGGAATTCCAATAATGCAATACCACA includes:
- the NDAI0A02960 gene encoding uncharacterized protein (similar to Saccharomyces cerevisiae YDL186W; ancestral locus Anc_7.301); translation: MTPNSTIEEGALNVIEDENTTRKLLNVLPGKDIPSIRDLVLEKQHRQKNITDTDEFTQRMEDTLIKWRPSASQNRGSSLAVDGAHPFQISTPKFERERNKAKYDMYLSKRLTNAWDSLNNWLWDTSQTNNSKRKAVPLNTSILNIFPFNTEVSADIENDEDCSFDLEDSTKNLAAGTPIVYPLLEAPRPAVLRDREIDVTCNQLTSIESTYQQYYNNPIPIHYIDLNSYMNQYQRQHGEVFRSQQLRNDVTLTTRHVDNEDLSNNGSKRSFFDWFREISCCTKLHNETR